One part of the Candidatus Aquiluna sp. UB-MaderosW2red genome encodes these proteins:
- a CDS encoding phosphate-starvation-inducible PsiE family protein, which yields MKDEMQIGKKSLVPSRMVEIMEEVFHVVLGIFLFGIAVAALIYSLIRVFTTEPFFPTGLIQAINDILFIIIILEILRTVIARYTDGVFQLQNFLIIGVIAAVRHILTVGAYMTLGSGKTREQFDRAVIELGISTIIVVALVLAIFLSKVAEAAVAKALSKRS from the coding sequence ATGAAAGATGAAATGCAAATAGGGAAAAAGAGCCTTGTGCCTTCGCGCATGGTCGAAATCATGGAAGAGGTCTTCCATGTGGTTCTTGGAATTTTCCTCTTTGGAATCGCAGTTGCAGCTCTCATTTACTCTCTGATTCGAGTCTTCACCACTGAGCCTTTTTTCCCAACCGGCCTGATTCAGGCCATAAATGACATTCTGTTCATCATCATCATTTTGGAGATCCTTAGAACGGTAATAGCTAGATATACCGATGGTGTCTTCCAGCTACAGAACTTCTTGATTATTGGAGTTATCGCTGCGGTTAGACACATCCTCACCGTAGGCGCCTACATGACCCTGGGGTCAGGAAAGACTCGGGAACAATTCGACCGAGCAGTGATTGAGTTGGGTATAAGCACAATCATCGTCGTGGCACTGGTGTTAGCAATCTTCTTATCGAAAGTTGCCGAGGCGGCGGTTGCGAAAGCCCTCAGCAAAAGGAGCTAG
- a CDS encoding Dps family protein has translation MKKELVSALSTVLSDTVVLKYKVQGAHWNVVGIDFHQFHAFFEEIYLEVDSAIDPIAEQIRTLGASAPFRLAEFSELSNIDQPVRIDSTSRALVQEIHTAIEIALKDIDHAFDLANQLGEQGVVGLLAQREDMLKKWRWQLESALAG, from the coding sequence ATGAAAAAAGAACTAGTCAGTGCATTATCAACTGTCCTCAGTGACACCGTTGTGCTGAAGTACAAAGTCCAGGGAGCACACTGGAATGTGGTTGGAATTGACTTCCACCAGTTCCACGCCTTTTTCGAAGAGATCTACCTTGAGGTTGACTCAGCCATTGACCCAATAGCCGAGCAGATTCGAACCCTTGGAGCAAGCGCACCCTTTAGGCTCGCTGAGTTCTCGGAGCTCTCCAACATTGACCAGCCGGTTCGAATTGATAGCACCTCGAGGGCGTTGGTTCAAGAAATCCACACCGCCATCGAGATCGCCCTGAAGGACATCGACCACGCGTTTGATCTAGCCAACCAGCTGGGCGAACAGGGGGTCGTTGGATTGTTAGCTCAACGCGAAGATATGCTAAAAAAGTGGCGCTGGCAGCTTGAGTCGGCGCTCGCCGGCTAG